The genomic stretch GAGTCCAACATCTCTCATGAGCTAGTGGACGAATGTCCAGGGAGTTTAGAATttctgtgtgtgcatgcatcaGCGAAAGGTGTGTGAATCTTTTCTGGGTCATGGTGCTGCGTACCCATGTCTTCCAAAGACGAAAGGCGAAGAAAGTGCGCTCGGATGAGGCCACGGATGGGTAGGCAGacagtaataaaattaaaatccaaaatacacgtaataacctacgtgtgtcaaaaataatttcctaaaatattcataatatataaattgtgcaaaatatttttacttaaaaaaatctctctCTCGCCAATAGGGGGTGCTGCACCCCACTTCCAACGGCCATGAATtacacaataaattaataacataaaataaagttgttaaaatgctaaaaacaaagttgtgactgctatatgctagttaatgctatatgctagcatttaggctgaagttctactattgacgttaaagttacgttttgcaggtccatagtGAAAAAACCCCACAACTTACAACTTAGAAACAttcattaacaatctccaaacaattagttgttccttccctgctgaaaaaacagcatcaaaccagcatgggaattatgctggtttagctggtggtcaccaccTGCTggtttttttagcagggttaaaggaacagtatgtaggattgtggtcaaaactggtactgcaatcacaaaattgtggctaaaactggtactgcaatctcacaactggtggccaatacacaacatgacaacataaacatcagatGAGGGCTGCAACtacacattttaaatgacaatatcctggccggaccactgttgtcagtgatataagtatttgaaatgaaaattatttcttaatgtctagtgacatatcagggccattttatgatttaattgatatacatttcttacatactgttcctttaagatatGTATTTTCGTCTtgtacagactcaaacatacaAGATGTTTattaatgtgagctactggcatgagcctcatAGCAGATCTGTggcaacattattattcatgacccctCCAAATAGGGTAAAAATTGTCAATTTCATTCAAAGGACAcatcttagtgttgtaaaatagacatgtaaaaaaacgtttctggataatatttgcacttaataaagtcacaaaccttctatgtaaatatcaaagaacaatttaacattattttaaatgcattttttggcAATTACATTTAAGAAAAGTGTGAATTTTTAAACTATGTTcaggtttaaacaaaaaaaattcagtggGTCAGTATACCTTTTCACATAGATCAACTTACCCCTCAGCTGGGGCAAGTTGAGCCACAAGAGCACAAGAAGTCACCCTTTCAAAGCCCTTTGTTTTTAAGGCATTTCtatcattttatttaacatgAGACATCCTTAAATAAAGGTTGATGTTTTTGTTTGACTTCTGTCTAATTTTTTCAGGCAGAGAAGGAAACATGTAAAAATCGTCTCATCTTACCCCAATCTCCCCTACTTGGATGAGAGACCTCCTAGGAAAACTAGGatgctgctggtagaggtgttagtgagtccagcagggggtgctcaccctctggtctgtgtgggtccttaCAGCCCTGTATAGTGATGGGTAcactacactgtcaaaaagcaccgtccttcggatgagacatTAAACTGAGgccctgactctctgtggtcgttaataatcccaggatgtctttcGAAAAAAATAGGGGTGTGCctattggcctactaatcatccctcatacacTCTGTCTCCTCCCCATTATTAAGCtagtgggcgttctggcgcaaaTGGCATTCAGGTGGATGTTatacattggtggtggttgagaagaatCCCCCCTTTCACATGTAAATtgctttgagtgctgcagaaaagcgctatataaatgtaacgaatCATCATATTATAATGTGCACCAAGTGAGTTTGACAGAAGAACCCATATTAATTTATGAACCGTTATTTGTCGGTTAATCATTTATAACAATTCAGAAATATCATATAATGTATATTGAAAAAGTATATAAATGAACATGTTTTGGTGATGAGTAATGGGGTAAGACTTCAGTTCCGAAATGGTCTCCTGCCCTAGACCAGGGATTTTCAAAGTGGAGGTCCAAATACAATTTAATTCATTAGATATTTATATCTCACGCTACCTGAAGTATAtaccaaaataaatgtttgtttctttctattgtgtttttgtgtccTCTTTATCTTACTGGGGTTCATATTCATTGTAAAGCTGTAATGAAGCAAGATGTTAAAATTGCTGCCTGTAGAACAAGacacattatatataaaaaagtttgtcttcaGGTTTATACATCCAGGTTTTCTCTGTGTAACCAATTATATTcattatacataaaaatattttatatattttaaaaaagatcCCTATCCTTGTCATAATAAAGTTAGAAAATCTCTGCCCTAGACAGCCACACGATGGCACTGTTGACTTCAGTATACAGCAGACACACAGCACTGCTCAAAGTGCCATTATACTGCATTTATGCTTTTACTGCTTAAAATTTCTCAGCCAAAATAAACAGCAGGGAAGACAGACACTTGTCTTGATGACTAAATCAATCAGCACCCGTGGCAAGAAGTGATGAAATTAATACAGCAGTTTTGTTCATCAGATTCCTGGAACAACATGCAAGCAATTTGCATGATTCACTTTCGAGACCAAATTAATGCACAATATGATTTAATGACTCAAGAAACATCATGCAGTCGCTAAAACTAACAAACTtactcaaacacatttttacagaGCATTAAGATAAAGACATTAGGATGTCAAAGTACTTGCATGGTTCGGCTTAGGTATctcaaattaaaacaaaacactggGTTGAGTTTCTCACAAAAGTTTATTGTACACTTTATAATTTCTTGCTTGCAGCAGCAACCTGTAAAAGAACAGGAAGAGACCACAATTAACAGACATAAAGTCAAATGTGCAGTTAATCTTTAAATCACCCCTAAAAACCTTTAGAAATGAACCAACAGCTTAAAACATTTAGCTTATCCAGTACTGGGTCTGAGATTAGGAGAATTAACAAGTAGCCAAGTATATAAACAGAGCTCTGGAAGATGTCAAAAAAGCAAAAGATAAAGCCAAGGCAAGCGCAACAAGAAAATCACGTTAACTCATCTGAATTCAGCTCATTAGGGGTATCAAGCAAAATAAAACGCGCCATACGGCAGACCAGCGAGCATGAAATTCAATCGGCTTGTTTACTTCCTCCAGCACTGGACTGGCACACACCAGTAGCTAGCGGGAGAATGAAGGACCAGTGGAGGACCAACACACAAGCAAACGCTTTTTGGGTggtatgcattttttttccttCAACACTGTAAACTACCGATTTACAACAGCAAATGCATTGTGGTTTTCTTAACCTGAACCTTCAAGGTATTTAAAAGCTTCTAGAACAGGTTGATAAGATTGAACAAATGGATCAGTTCCTTCATGCTGCGACCCATTTATCTTAATTACTGAGAAAATAGTGATTATAGGGCTGAATGCAAAGAGCATTTAATGAGAAGctgtatttcatttcaattCAGAACCCTGATTAGCACACTagcaaaaaaatagaaaaatcaaAGTTACGAATGCTTACCTGCCCAGCAATTCTGTCCAGGTCTCTGGTCCCCTGAGGGGTCAGTCTACGCCCACTGGTAAAAAGAACCAATTTAAAAATAGGTTAAAAATCCACAATTACGCATCACACCAAAGAAACATAGATTACATAGATGTAGTCAAGCAATCAATGCAAGTGGTATAATACACATTACTAGAAATGTAAAAAGTTGACAAAGCCCAAAGAAAACTGTACAATGCCAACCTACTGAAAGTTACTGAATGGCACTCACCCATTGGGGTCTTTCTCCACCATCTTAAGGCTTTCAAGGGCCTGGAGCACTTTACGGGCCACGTTCTTGGAGCCCACGCTGAAGTGAGAGGGACACACACCGTTCCTCTTACGCCCGCCGTAAATCTTGGTCATAGCGCCCACACCAACACCTCCACGTAGGTACAGGTGACGAACTGTGGAGGCTGAGAGAGAGGAGAGATAGGGTAAGAGAATTGGACTTGCTTAAACCTGAAGATAACCAAGCAATGAGTAGCCACACTGTTCAGTCTAAGACGAAAAACTGCTGCAAGTCATACAGAAAAAAGCAGCTCACATCCAAAATCTCTAACAGCCATTTTTTAAAGACTAAAACTCAGCTCTTTATTTTCTACATTGTGTTAATGGCACCTGTGATGAATATCTTACTGACAGAAGCACCATACACCACAAAATGCTGACACGCACTAACATCAATAACAAAGCCTAACCTGCCACAACAGCTTGCATTCAAAATCCATTTTTAAGCAATTCTAAGAAACATTGTGTCCCTTAACTcatctttaaaaacatttatattgtgctcAGGACATTCTCACACAAACAGGagttattttaatataaatccACAAAAATCAAAAGAAGAGTTAAGAAAATCCATGGTTTAAACAAAAGGGACACGAAGTCAAATTTTACCCTACTGCAGTTAAAATACAATTTACAGACAtcccaaaacaaaaatgatcaaagataaaaaatgtacattACAGCGAATGATGTAACGACTAATATTAAGACGAATTCACATtgatcacacaaaaacacactgtTGGTTGGAGTTTGCTGGATCATTGTGATTTGGCCTTTACAAGTCTGTTATCAACTGGCAGTTTTACAACAACAGGGTATTGAAGAAAAATGTCATGTGCGACAACTGAAAAAAACGAAAATTGTATAACACATTCTTTCTGGGAAAAGAAAGCATCACTCTCCCCGTCTCTCTCCTATCTGCAATATtctacaatgttaactacatgCATTTTTATGGAAGTTTTAAAATCATTTGgttattgcaaaccattgcATACTGCAACACTCAACATGTGCAACATTATGATTATTTCGGTAAATCTTGCAGCCCTACTATAGATAAAATTATGGTTTACTGCATATAATACAGAATTTACCACACCCACACTACGCCTTTTTACGCACTTTTTCACTACGCACCCGAATTTACAAATAAGCACATTACCGTAGTGGAGACTTCAAGATGGGAAATAATCGGGTTAGATGTGGGAGACATCCAAAATGACAACCATTGGTGTGCCTCCAGGTAAAGTGTTGGGAAATGCTAAACTAATACACTGTATAAATGAACTAACCATTTCTCTTAAATATTTTCCTTTACAATTATTCTGATTAACTTTTGACAGATATAATCAAATATATCAGAAACCTTCAAAATGAGGCCAACGTCTAATACTTGGATCAAATTAATGTGTCAACACACCCCATCCTTGCTCTTCATGTTTAGATCTCCACTAAAGTTATCATAAGACTGAATTAATTTTCTGCCATGAAGGAATAATTGAATAATTTAAAAAGtcgttgaattatttgaaaataatgaacacttgggatgtcaatttatgcaattttccatattcgatgatcgcttaaattaacaatcaatcgaataatcgttaacagtaatagtgcaataagtcTTTACAGCAttggcatatagccaatgacataagtGTGACATGCTAGTAGGATtataaaatgagtcaatgtagttggtgctttgataaaaatcatcaatttaatctcgtaatgaaatataataataGACACAGTATAACTCCACCTCATATGGGCACTTTGCACAGTCGCATGCAAGTCTGTGcgtccatgacaaaataaaagtttcattatcatcatgttatttttctagttgttcacctcACTTTCCGAGCCGTTGATAGACAGTTTCTTGTAATTGTATCCAAGCAGCACACAAAGGGCACTTTTCCCATTGTCACCTCAGCTTAGACCTGCagcgtactttcagcaaagatacTTATATTATGAAGATTTCAACCTTCCATCAGAAAACCTGCAACAATGTTTAGCgtgtagcgcctcagccagtcaataatgatGATCAATGATAAATGTTGCAGGCGTTCAGAATGTAAACTGAACATTAACTGTtatttacagtttacattttactttcttgccagaatttaagattacattttacCATATTTGCACTTTCTGTATCTGACCCTATCAGATCCACTGCAGATGCCATTTCGTTGCGTTAGCAGACAGCCTCGTCTCGCATGATGTTAAAAATCCCAGGTGTGTGTTTGGTATCGAGCAAcattgtgatcatggctagtttaacttctgcacgcttgtttaaatttttttcacCGGCTGTATGTGCTTTGCAGTGCACAGACGTGCTTGCTTTCGACAAATGTTAAGttttataaatttaaatctTAACAATTAACCAAAGATCGATTAATTGGTAACATCcctaatgcacacccaaggtggtaatgtggcacaaCGCAAAGcggggtgtgcattattttcaaataattcagaggaccggagtcaattattcctcttataccacagttaccacaaacattgcttgGGTGACTATTTTTAAGACATGTAAAAGGTCAGgagtgcggtttacagaaaaataattaacaaccatggaacatttctcagccaattaGTATAAAGCCTTAAACAGCCATGTGTTATAATTTCCATTAATTCTTGCAACAGATGAAGACTCACCAGCTCTGATGTAGAACCAGTTGTCATCGCAGGGAGCCAACTCTTTATGCTTGGCAAGCTTAACAATGTCAACCCAGTCTGGCACCTTTACCTTTCCTGACCTGTAAAGACATCGAGTTTCAAAAATAAGACAAACAACCAATGCATTTTACTAATAAGGTCCAAGCCATCGACGCAGGCATGTGAATACAATCTTTATTGACCAGCGTGTTATACTCACTTCTTCAGGAAGGCAGCCAGCGCACGGACAAACTCCTGCTGGTTGACGTCTTTCACCGTTACACCACCGCCTGGCATCTGAAACCACAATTAAACAAACTGATTAAATATCACAAAACCTTCCGAATCATAAAAACAGATATTGGTGGCTCTCTGTtctacatttagaaataaaatcTTTTTGAAGAGACACCCGCTCATCTATCCGGCGTGTTAGCCGTGCTGCTAACGACCACGTTTATACCAACGCGGTAAGCATCACAACAGAGCGTATATCCAAACCACACCGAGTAACAAATAACACGGCCGTTGTGTTGGACTACACAATGTCGAattgtattcattcatttttgacCTCGGAATCGATGTTTAAAGTGAGACATATTGGACATACCAGGCCTCAATATGTGCATGGGCGCAGCCATTATGCATCAGAGCTTCTTAGCGTGACATGCGATCTTAATtgttcaaaaatattgttttctgCTATATTTTAATGACTGTTTGGTGTAATTTGGGGTAAATACGAGTATTGCTAAAATAACGAAATGTTTCTTGGAGCGAACTACTGGCAAACAATGCTTAAAATCCACTTTATTGCACAGAAAGAAACGGAGAATGTTTTACCTTGCTTGTGGACAGCAAAAGGAAGAGGGACTTGCGGGGTTTCCGAGGCGTGTTAACAGGGGCGAATCACGCTCGGTATCGCGAGATTTGAAAAGACCGTAATGAATCTAGTGAGAGGTAACTATAATTTTTACCGTATTATTTACAAGATTTTATTAGAAATTATGTCCATTGTATTGACACACTGataatataaatacaaaagaaCGAAGTGGGTACATTTTGCAATATGAGTGCAACGTTACACTATACAGAATTGAGATTATAAaacagcaaacacacacacacacacatctataTAACGGTTACCGTATCTATCCAtccaggcaggcaggcaggcagtcAGACTATTGAATTATACATAAGATTGAATTTGTATTTTGCTAcagcctttttttaagaaaaGCAATAAAGCAGACTTATTGAACCGTGGCTGACTATTATTTTATATCCTGCTGAGAACTGAAAAAGTTCTTGCTTATTGAGCCCTAAACTTCCAAACAGATAAGCTCTCCTTCCACAGTTTTTATCTCTGTTTTATTCTCTTTTTTATACTGTGAGCagtgccccccccccccttgtGTGCATCCCTTTGTGCCCCCCAATTAAAAATTAATGACATAAAACATCCAAATCTTAGAATTTGAATGAAAGAAACATCAAAGGATACAAAGTAGTGCTAATGTTAGTAGCCATATTTTTCTAAGGTTACATTCATGGTGAATGTCTTTTTTAACTGTACAAGTACCATCTCgtgcccccagtttgagaaccactgctgtagaaAGAGTGTACACATCTGTGCTGGTGTTGATTGTGTACTTTGACATCTTTATGTGTTTTTGGATGAAATGGATGTTTATTTATGGTGGTAATGCAATCCTTTGTACTGATCTAATGGAAAGGGCTGTTCTGCTCACGCACCTGACTGAACTGATAAATCTACACAATGCTAGAGAAGGCAGAAGATGAAGTCAGAATAGATTATGAGTATGTTTTTACTCTGTCCATCAGCACACAAGACCTACACAGCATGCTAAAGGCAGAGGGATTTAATAATGAGATAAATAGTAAATGATTACTCTAGGCTAGAAAATTCATATCTTGTCCAATTAAAGTCATTCTAATAACTTACTCTCACctgttttgctttttaattaGCACATTTCCTATTCTTTTAGTTCGAAGAGGACCACgtatccatgtgtttgttgtatatCAGGGCTTATAGTTGATTAGCTGGAGAAATTAATTGTGCGGCGAGTGAAGTGCAAAAGAATTACAATGGGAGCCACACAATGAGACGACTTCTAACTTTAACACCATTAATTATTTCAGCTAATCAATTTGTGAGAGTAGGGAAAACAATGAGAGAGGAACAGACCCAATGGCCCAGCCCATGCTTGTGAGGAGCAGGGGATTAAAAGATTGCGCAATCATTGTTCATTACTATAAAGCACTCATGGGCATTCTGGAACTGATTACTGTCGCTGGCTGTTAAAAAGGTCAAACTCATTATGATAAGGAGACAGGTGGCGTATTGAAGCGTTTCCAGGGATATTTTAACAGCTTTTTCATCTGGATATATATATTGCTTATTGTCTAAGCACAAAATGAAATAACCTGTCTGTCAAAGCAGCGACTGTGGCAAGTACGTGATTAGTTTGTCCCAGTAGCTGTAACCGTGTGCATGATTCCTCTGGCTGCTGTTCCACACACTGTGGATTCTCATTACGCTCATATACGCTGTGTGGATGCTCTCTGTCCCAGCAAGACTCTGCTAACCTTTTCAACGATGTGTAAACCACAAATGCCATGAGAAATCTCTCTGTCTTTGTACTGCCATTGCCTGATATCCTTTTTTAATCCTACCTGGAGTGCTGACAACTGAGAACACACGACTGACCGGAGCCCCTGCGAGTTACAGACACAAATAACAGGGAGGGATTAAATGTGAAAGTTTGGCCTTTCGACTGCTTTTGAGATATAGCTGAGCCCcactcatttacatttattcattggGCAGAGGCTTTAAATCAAGGTGATATATAAACGAGGAATAGTTCAGCAGAAATTATTTCATAATTCATGAAGGGTCTTCAACCTTTTCAAGCCAAGGACCCCTTggtggagagaaagagacagtGACATTCTGTTAAATATATAGCCATGGAAAAAATAGGAGACACTCCAGTTTTGCATTTATTGATCATTTCTAAATGTATTATTTCTgtccaaattattattttacttaatCACATATCAATAAATAGTAAATATGGAAGAACTGAAAATAATCCGAGAAATGTTATTTTCCCCCAACTGTATAGCTATGTGATTTAAAGCCTATAGCCTAAAAATATATggcaatattattatattattgtgTTTGCATACTTTATAGGGTgctttcccggacagggtttagattaatccaggactaggccttattaatattaggtaatttaagaagtttttacaaacataccttacaaaaaaaaacactacaggtgtgcaGCTTAAGACAAAATAATGTCAACGAAATATGATAAAATTAAACAGGACAAGGTGTTTTTCAAGGTGTGGTATTCATATTACAAAGTGATAAAAATCACTGATGAGCAGAATCAtgtagaccccttcaaggtttgtaaacttTGTAAATTGAATGACTATCGTGTGCGTGCGCAGcttggggtcaaactgttcataacatttaggctttctagtttaatctaacagggctgaaaaataaagacttacctgaaatgaagtgagcactacaaacacaagcctctttgatttttgcattgtcccagtcagcacgtttaattgcttgcagccacagatgttgtattttttgtttttgagattctgcaggaatcccaaaaaacttaacggcagacctggtgcgattttcaaagcccaTGACGCAAGTaagcatttttgacgataccgaataatacgcaactcaacctgctgtaatgacttttctgacctcCACAtacgcagtgggaaccgcctgtgacgtgaactgtgaaggggtctatacatGAACATTAGATTTTAACTCTTATAAGCCCTAATTTCCCTGTTTACACTAAGGGTACTTGGGGgtcaaaatgaccccagaaattGATAAAGTGATTACTAAAAAtagatacatttttgtttatacaaataatatattttttgtttactttcctATATATATTAATGCTGTcttttgggagatatgaagtacgtttgcatgtagcttgaatgtaaaatatcaaaaatttatgaaaaattaacataaattattatctaaatttgattAAAATTGATTCTAGATATGGAATTTGGCCATCTGCTGGTTAGAAAAAAAGATtaaagaattacagtttaggaaataaatcattttgagcAGAGGACCATAGAGACTTTAGGGACATAGGGATAGGGAAAATTAATTTCACTGGctgctcacatcactactttagtaataa from Misgurnus anguillicaudatus chromosome 10, ASM2758022v2, whole genome shotgun sequence encodes the following:
- the rps19 gene encoding small ribosomal subunit protein eS19, yielding MPGGGVTVKDVNQQEFVRALAAFLKKSGKVKVPDWVDIVKLAKHKELAPCDDNWFYIRAASTVRHLYLRGGVGVGAMTKIYGGRKRNGVCPSHFSVGSKNVARKVLQALESLKMVEKDPNGGRRLTPQGTRDLDRIAGQVAAASKKL